In Streptomyces sp. NBC_00091, the following proteins share a genomic window:
- a CDS encoding DUF4240 domain-containing protein — MMDETEFWEIVDRTREAAEGDPEEHAELLVERLAQLDPDSVLDFARHFESRYNRAYTWDLWGAAWVLLDGASDDAFDYFRCWLIGQGREVFEGGVHDPDHLAELLGDFDEEIDGDGEELGYAADEAYEQLTGVVAPELGVPLQAEEPEGTPLDFENEAVLAERFPRLWERFRG; from the coding sequence GTGATGGACGAGACGGAGTTCTGGGAGATCGTCGACCGTACCCGCGAGGCCGCCGAGGGCGACCCCGAGGAGCACGCCGAGCTGCTCGTGGAGCGGCTGGCACAGCTCGACCCCGACTCCGTACTGGACTTCGCGCGGCACTTCGAGTCCCGGTACAACCGGGCGTACACCTGGGACCTGTGGGGCGCGGCGTGGGTGCTGCTCGACGGGGCGAGCGACGACGCGTTCGACTACTTCCGGTGCTGGCTGATCGGGCAGGGCCGGGAGGTCTTCGAGGGCGGGGTGCACGATCCGGACCACCTGGCGGAGCTGCTGGGTGACTTCGACGAGGAGATCGACGGGGACGGCGAGGAGCTGGGGTACGCGGCCGACGAGGCGTACGAGCAGCTCACCGGGGTGGTGGCCCCGGAGCTGGGCGTTCCGTTGCAGGCGGAAGAGCCGGAGGGCACTCCGCTGGACTTCGAGAACGAAGCCGTGCTGGCGGAGCGCTTCCCCCGGCTCTGGGAACGCTTCAGGGGCTGA